Proteins encoded within one genomic window of Mesorhizobium sp. AR10:
- a CDS encoding ABC transporter ATP-binding protein produces the protein MASVTINNVQKAFGATKIIHDVSVDIADGEFVILVGPSGCGKSTLLRMIAGLETISGGKITIGERIVNNLRARDRNIAMVFQNYALYPHMTVADNMGFALKIKKADPADTAGRVGRAAGILGLDKLLDRYPRQLSGGQRQRVAMGRAIVRDPQVFLFDEPLSNLDAKLRVQMRGEIKALHQRLGTTTIYVTHDQIEAMTMADKIVVLHDGLVEQIGAPLDLYDTPANLFVAGFIGSPAMNFVRGHIEEGVFRSNGGLTLPLPEGIHPAHATGGELIYGIRPEHIRATSTQGIAGTIVLLEATGSEIFARVDCAGEEISCLFRERLALKQGAQMRIEIDRACAHLFDVKTGRRL, from the coding sequence ATGGCATCGGTAACAATCAATAACGTCCAGAAGGCTTTCGGAGCCACCAAGATCATTCACGATGTCAGCGTCGATATCGCCGATGGCGAGTTCGTCATCCTGGTTGGGCCGTCGGGGTGCGGAAAGTCGACGCTGCTGCGCATGATTGCCGGGCTTGAAACCATCTCGGGCGGCAAGATCACCATTGGCGAGCGCATCGTCAACAATCTGCGGGCACGGGACCGGAACATCGCCATGGTGTTCCAGAACTATGCGCTCTATCCGCATATGACGGTAGCAGACAATATGGGCTTTGCCCTGAAGATCAAGAAAGCCGATCCGGCCGACACCGCTGGTCGCGTCGGCAGGGCCGCCGGCATCCTTGGCCTGGACAAGCTGCTTGACCGCTACCCACGCCAGCTTTCCGGTGGGCAGCGTCAGCGCGTCGCCATGGGCAGGGCGATCGTGCGCGACCCGCAGGTCTTCCTGTTCGACGAGCCGCTCTCCAACCTCGACGCCAAGTTGCGCGTCCAGATGCGTGGCGAGATCAAGGCGCTGCACCAGCGGCTGGGCACCACCACCATCTATGTCACGCATGACCAGATCGAGGCCATGACCATGGCCGACAAGATCGTCGTGCTGCATGACGGCCTGGTCGAGCAGATCGGCGCGCCGCTCGACCTCTATGACACTCCGGCCAATCTCTTCGTTGCCGGCTTCATCGGCTCGCCGGCGATGAACTTTGTTCGCGGCCACATCGAGGAAGGCGTGTTCCGCAGCAACGGTGGACTGACCCTGCCGCTGCCGGAAGGCATCCACCCCGCGCACGCCACAGGGGGCGAACTCATCTACGGCATCCGCCCCGAACATATCCGTGCGACGAGCACCCAGGGTATCGCCGGCACAATCGTGCTTCTGGAAGCCACGGGTTCGGAAATCTTCGCCAGGGTGGACTGCGCCGGCGAAGAAATCTCCTGCCTTTTCCGCGAGCGGCTTGCGCTGAAGCAAGGCGCGCAGATGCGGATCGAGATCGATCGCGCCTGTGCTCATCTTTTCGACGTCAAGACCGGGCGGCGATTGTAG
- a CDS encoding ABC transporter substrate-binding protein: MSSNLFNPTRRQLLQGTAALAAAGLAGIRPSFAAGVDWKRFAGTTIDVNLVKSPRSDTIIKYLAEFEELTGIKVNAEATPEQQQRQKTVIELSSGKPSFDVVHLSYHVQKRQFEKGGWLADIAGYLADPTLTDPGLVESDFADAGMLFAKDGQGVLRSLPFSVDYWIVYWNKELFEAKGLKYPETFEQLVAAAEALTDPSTNTYGFVARGLKNANTPVWTSLMLGYDMTPLDDKGKLRTTSPEAIEAASLYQRLMTKSAPPGVTGFNWAEAQSAFLQGKIGMWFDGVGFAPPMENPEKSRVVGKVGYGVMPKGPKAHAAGTFGDGLGVTATSEKKEAAYLFCQWAISPSMGARLLQAGAGVPFRKSVLEDPKVREGVTMPASWLDAVVGSGNVSRLSLPVIIPVTEFRDIYGVALTNLIAGADPAEELKKATEQFQPVLDRSEQG; the protein is encoded by the coding sequence ATGTCGTCCAATCTGTTCAACCCCACCAGGAGGCAACTCCTTCAGGGAACCGCCGCACTTGCCGCCGCTGGCCTTGCGGGCATTCGTCCGAGCTTTGCCGCCGGCGTCGACTGGAAGCGCTTTGCCGGCACCACGATCGACGTCAATCTGGTGAAAAGCCCGCGCAGCGACACCATCATAAAATATCTCGCCGAGTTCGAGGAACTGACCGGGATCAAGGTCAATGCCGAGGCGACGCCGGAACAGCAGCAGCGCCAGAAGACGGTGATCGAGCTGAGCTCCGGCAAGCCGAGCTTCGACGTCGTGCATCTGAGCTACCACGTGCAGAAGCGGCAATTCGAAAAGGGCGGCTGGCTGGCCGACATCGCCGGCTATCTTGCCGACCCCACCCTCACCGATCCCGGGCTGGTCGAAAGCGACTTCGCCGATGCCGGCATGCTGTTCGCCAAGGATGGCCAGGGCGTGTTGCGCTCGCTGCCGTTCTCGGTCGACTACTGGATCGTCTACTGGAACAAGGAATTGTTCGAGGCCAAGGGCCTCAAATATCCCGAGACCTTCGAGCAGCTGGTGGCCGCCGCCGAAGCGCTGACCGACCCATCGACCAACACCTACGGCTTCGTTGCCCGCGGCCTCAAGAATGCCAACACACCGGTGTGGACGTCGCTCATGCTCGGCTACGACATGACGCCGCTCGACGATAAGGGCAAGCTGCGTACGACGTCGCCCGAGGCGATCGAGGCCGCCAGCCTCTACCAACGGCTGATGACCAAGTCCGCGCCTCCGGGCGTCACCGGCTTCAACTGGGCCGAAGCACAATCCGCCTTCCTGCAAGGCAAGATCGGCATGTGGTTCGATGGCGTGGGCTTTGCCCCGCCGATGGAAAATCCGGAAAAGTCGCGGGTGGTCGGCAAGGTCGGCTATGGCGTCATGCCCAAGGGCCCCAAGGCGCACGCCGCGGGCACCTTTGGCGACGGCCTCGGCGTGACGGCCACCAGCGAAAAGAAGGAGGCCGCCTATCTGTTCTGCCAGTGGGCGATCTCGCCTTCCATGGGCGCGCGCCTGCTGCAGGCAGGCGCCGGCGTGCCGTTCCGCAAATCGGTGCTTGAAGATCCCAAGGTGCGCGAAGGCGTCACCATGCCGGCGAGTTGGCTCGACGCCGTGGTCGGCTCCGGCAATGTCAGCCGGCTGTCGCTGCCGGTCATCATCCCGGTCACCGAGTTCCGCGACATCTATGGCGTGGCGCTGACCAACCTGATCGCAGGCGCCGATCCGGCAGAGGAACTGAAGAAGGCCACCGAGCAATTCCAGCCGGTCCTCGACAGGAGCGAGCAAGGCTGA
- a CDS encoding carbohydrate ABC transporter permease: MTATTPERAGVTTQAIEGSQTVRLAPNYWPFVVPALVVVSAVIVFPWAFTLWMSVNRWTLGQERSFAGMENYLRLAVDQRFWESLVHTLSYTFLSVAAPMFLGTVAALIFDAKFPLRGLLRGVFVMPMMATPVAVALVWTMMFHPQLGVLNYLLSLVGIPPQEWIFNANMVIPSLVAVETWQWTPLVMLIVLGGLASVPREPFESAEIDGANAWQQFRYLTLPMIAPFLMIAMIIRTIDALKSFDIIYAMTQGGPGTASETINIYLYNTAFSYYDIGYGSAMAVVFFIVIVALSFILLMLRQRSQWIGVEGK, translated from the coding sequence ATGACCGCCACCACCCCAGAACGCGCCGGGGTGACGACGCAAGCCATCGAAGGGAGCCAGACCGTCCGGCTGGCTCCCAACTACTGGCCTTTCGTCGTTCCGGCGCTCGTCGTCGTCAGCGCCGTGATCGTCTTTCCCTGGGCTTTCACGCTGTGGATGAGCGTCAACCGCTGGACGCTCGGCCAGGAGCGAAGCTTTGCCGGGATGGAAAACTATCTGCGGCTGGCGGTCGACCAACGCTTCTGGGAATCGCTTGTCCATACGTTGAGTTATACCTTTCTCTCGGTTGCCGCGCCGATGTTCCTCGGCACCGTCGCGGCCCTGATTTTCGACGCCAAATTTCCGCTGCGCGGCCTGCTGCGTGGCGTCTTCGTGATGCCGATGATGGCAACGCCGGTCGCCGTGGCGCTGGTCTGGACCATGATGTTCCACCCCCAGCTCGGCGTGCTCAACTACCTGCTGTCGCTGGTCGGCATCCCGCCGCAGGAATGGATCTTCAACGCCAACATGGTCATCCCTTCACTGGTTGCAGTCGAGACCTGGCAGTGGACGCCGCTGGTGATGCTGATCGTGCTGGGCGGCCTGGCGTCCGTACCGCGCGAGCCCTTCGAGAGCGCCGAGATAGATGGCGCCAACGCCTGGCAGCAATTCCGCTACCTGACCTTGCCGATGATCGCGCCGTTCCTGATGATCGCGATGATCATCCGCACCATCGATGCGCTGAAGAGTTTTGATATCATCTACGCGATGACCCAGGGCGGACCGGGCACGGCCTCGGAAACCATCAACATCTACCTCTACAACACCGCCTTCTCCTACTATGACATCGGCTACGGCTCGGCCATGGCCGTGGTGTTCTTCATCGTCATCGTCGCTCTGTCCTTCATCCTCCTGATGCTGCGTCAGCGCTCCCAATGGATCGGCGTGGAGGGCAAATAG
- the plsY gene encoding glycerol-3-phosphate 1-O-acyltransferase PlsY, whose protein sequence is MAYGLVLALVFGYLLGSIPFGLLITRAAGLGDVRKIGSGNIGATNVLRTGNKGLAAATLLLDALKGTAAVLIAGYFAPEFGLWAGLGAFLGHLFPVWLGFKGGKGVATYLGVLIGLSWQVALIFGLVWLAIAFLFRYSSLAALTAAVVVPIALYFLSTPEIAGLFAVMSLIVIIKHRANITRLLAGSEGKIGAKG, encoded by the coding sequence ATGGCTTATGGCCTCGTCTTGGCGTTGGTGTTCGGCTATCTGCTTGGATCGATTCCGTTCGGGCTGTTGATCACGCGGGCCGCCGGGCTCGGCGACGTGCGCAAGATCGGCTCCGGCAACATCGGCGCCACCAACGTGCTGCGCACCGGCAACAAGGGTCTGGCCGCAGCGACGCTGCTGCTTGACGCCCTGAAAGGTACGGCGGCTGTGCTGATTGCCGGCTATTTTGCGCCGGAGTTTGGGCTTTGGGCCGGCCTCGGCGCTTTTCTCGGCCATCTCTTCCCGGTGTGGCTCGGTTTCAAGGGCGGCAAGGGCGTGGCCACCTATCTCGGAGTGCTGATCGGCCTTTCGTGGCAAGTGGCGCTGATCTTCGGCCTTGTCTGGCTGGCGATTGCTTTCCTGTTCCGCTACTCTTCGCTCGCAGCGCTGACGGCTGCGGTCGTCGTGCCGATCGCGCTCTACTTTCTGAGTACGCCTGAGATTGCCGGCCTGTTCGCGGTGATGAGCCTGATCGTCATCATAAAACACCGGGCCAACATCACGCGGCTGCTTGCCGGCAGTGAGGGCAAGATCGGAGCCAAGGGGTGA
- a CDS encoding dihydroorotase codes for MSTTVFNRARIVDPSRGIDEVGTVIVEGRRIVAAGKAALNQGAPEGATVIDCAGKAVIPGLIDARVFIGEPGGEHRETIASASVAAAAGGVTSIVMMPDTDPVIDNVALVEFVLRTAKDTAVVNIFPAAAITKGLAGREMTEFGLLREAGAVAFTDGRHTIASALVMRRALTYARDFGGVIAHEIQDADLASSGVMNEGLYATWLGLAGIPREAESIPLERDLALARLTGGAYHAAKISTVMAAEALTRAKTDGANVTSGVSIHNLSLNENDVGEYRTFFRLTPPLRAEEDRLAMIEAVKDGTIDIIVSSHDPQDVDTKRLPFADAAAGAIGLETLLGAALRLYHNDDLTLLRLIETLSTAPARLFGLPGGTLKPGAVADLALVDLDEPWIVSESGIRSRSKNTCFEGARLQGKVLQTLVAGRTVFST; via the coding sequence ATGAGCACGACGGTCTTCAATCGCGCCAGGATCGTCGACCCGTCGCGCGGCATCGATGAAGTCGGCACGGTCATTGTCGAGGGCCGCAGGATCGTTGCCGCCGGCAAGGCGGCCTTGAACCAGGGCGCCCCCGAGGGTGCAACCGTCATCGACTGCGCCGGCAAGGCTGTTATCCCCGGCCTGATCGACGCACGTGTCTTCATTGGCGAGCCGGGCGGCGAACATCGCGAGACGATTGCCTCGGCCAGCGTTGCGGCGGCAGCCGGTGGCGTCACCTCCATCGTCATGATGCCAGACACCGACCCGGTGATCGACAATGTCGCGCTGGTCGAATTCGTGCTGCGCACCGCCAAGGATACGGCCGTCGTCAACATTTTTCCCGCCGCGGCGATCACCAAGGGCCTTGCTGGCCGCGAGATGACAGAGTTCGGCCTGCTGCGCGAGGCCGGCGCGGTCGCTTTCACCGACGGACGGCACACGATTGCCAGCGCTCTGGTGATGCGCCGCGCGCTGACCTATGCGCGCGATTTCGGTGGCGTGATCGCGCACGAGATCCAGGATGCCGACCTCGCCTCGTCAGGGGTGATGAACGAAGGCCTCTATGCCACCTGGCTCGGTCTTGCCGGCATTCCGCGCGAGGCCGAATCCATCCCGCTGGAACGCGATCTGGCGCTGGCGCGACTGACTGGCGGCGCCTACCACGCGGCCAAGATCTCGACGGTGATGGCGGCCGAGGCGCTAACGCGGGCGAAAACCGATGGCGCCAATGTCACATCAGGCGTATCGATCCACAATCTGTCGCTGAACGAGAACGATGTCGGCGAATACCGCACCTTCTTCCGGCTGACGCCGCCACTGCGCGCCGAAGAAGACCGGCTGGCGATGATCGAGGCGGTCAAGGACGGCACGATCGACATCATCGTCTCCTCGCACGACCCGCAGGATGTCGACACCAAGCGCCTGCCCTTCGCCGACGCGGCGGCCGGCGCCATCGGGCTGGAAACGCTGCTGGGCGCAGCGCTACGGCTCTATCACAATGACGACCTGACACTGCTCAGGCTGATCGAGACGCTGTCGACCGCACCGGCAAGGCTGTTCGGCCTGCCCGGCGGAACGCTGAAGCCGGGTGCGGTAGCCGATCTCGCGCTTGTCGATCTGGACGAGCCATGGATCGTCAGCGAAAGCGGCATTCGTTCACGCTCGAAAAACACCTGTTTCGAAGGCGCGCGGCTGCAGGGCAAGGTCTTGCAAACACTGGTTGCGGGCCGCACAGTGTTTTCAACCTAG
- a CDS encoding winged helix-turn-helix domain-containing tetratricopeptide repeat protein, with protein sequence MRRMQGSRFAFGPFVLDPGAGTLLRNDVPVAVGYRGLKLLAALVGRPGEILAKAELMDAAWPGTAVEEGNLTVQIAQLRKLLGPPADGGEWISTVPRVGYRFTGAIEELGAAKRKPLPLPDKPSIAVLPFVNLSNDPEQESFADGLTEDLITDLSRISGLFVIARNSAFAYKGKATDVREIAQDLGVRYLLEGSARRAAGRVRINAQLVDAVSGDHLWAERYDRSLEDIFAVQDEVTAKIVEALLGRLRAPPPRNRPKNLEAYDLCVRARKLIDDSPQMAQEAHLMLTRAVSLDPDYAEPYRWLAMNHWMGWVHWGGPTEADRRVALDLARKAVAIDPNDAGCRWILAYLLAYERSFAEADAEFAKAIELDPNEADTWAALSDIAVLAGRVEEGLEHIRKAFRLNPFPASWYYLTLGQAQYAAREYEAAVETLRRDETYRTSSRRFLAASLAQLGRLDEARAEAELFLVGNPHFTTRHWATTEPFRDAATLEHFVAGFRKAGLPE encoded by the coding sequence ATGCGCCGTATGCAGGGATCGCGCTTTGCCTTTGGTCCGTTCGTTCTTGATCCCGGTGCGGGAACGCTCCTGCGGAACGATGTCCCCGTTGCCGTTGGCTACCGCGGGCTGAAGCTGCTTGCGGCGCTCGTCGGACGGCCCGGCGAAATCCTGGCCAAGGCTGAGTTGATGGACGCGGCGTGGCCGGGCACGGCCGTCGAGGAAGGCAACCTGACCGTCCAGATCGCGCAGCTGCGCAAGCTGCTTGGCCCGCCCGCCGACGGCGGTGAATGGATATCAACGGTTCCGCGAGTCGGCTACCGCTTCACGGGGGCCATCGAAGAGCTCGGCGCCGCGAAGCGAAAACCCTTGCCGCTGCCCGACAAACCATCGATAGCCGTGCTGCCCTTCGTCAATCTCAGCAACGATCCCGAACAGGAATCCTTCGCGGATGGGTTGACCGAAGACCTGATCACCGACCTGTCGAGGATCTCCGGCCTGTTCGTCATCGCACGCAACTCGGCCTTTGCTTACAAAGGAAAGGCGACGGACGTGCGCGAAATCGCACAGGATCTTGGGGTGCGCTACTTGTTGGAGGGTAGCGCACGACGCGCCGCGGGGCGCGTGCGCATCAACGCACAGCTGGTCGATGCGGTGAGTGGCGATCATCTATGGGCGGAACGGTACGATCGCAGCCTGGAAGACATATTTGCCGTTCAGGACGAGGTGACGGCCAAGATCGTCGAGGCGTTGCTCGGCCGGCTGCGCGCACCGCCGCCACGCAACCGGCCCAAAAATCTCGAGGCTTACGATCTCTGCGTGCGGGCTCGGAAGCTGATCGACGATTCGCCGCAGATGGCGCAGGAAGCGCATCTGATGCTGACGCGCGCGGTTTCGCTCGATCCTGATTACGCCGAGCCCTATCGCTGGCTTGCCATGAACCACTGGATGGGATGGGTGCATTGGGGCGGACCAACTGAAGCGGACCGCAGGGTTGCCCTTGACCTGGCGCGCAAAGCCGTGGCGATCGATCCCAATGACGCCGGCTGTCGCTGGATTCTGGCCTACCTGCTTGCGTATGAGCGCAGCTTCGCCGAGGCGGATGCGGAATTCGCCAAGGCGATTGAGCTCGACCCGAACGAGGCCGACACCTGGGCGGCATTGTCCGACATCGCGGTCTTGGCCGGGCGGGTCGAGGAGGGTCTCGAGCATATTCGCAAGGCGTTCCGGCTGAACCCGTTTCCGGCAAGTTGGTACTATCTGACACTCGGCCAGGCGCAATATGCGGCGCGCGAATACGAAGCCGCCGTCGAGACACTGCGCAGGGACGAGACCTATCGTACAAGCTCACGCCGTTTCCTGGCGGCAAGCCTTGCCCAATTGGGCCGCCTCGACGAGGCGCGCGCGGAGGCCGAATTGTTCCTCGTCGGCAACCCGCATTTCACAACCCGCCATTGGGCGACGACCGAGCCATTCCGCGACGCCGCGACGCTAGAGCATTTCGTTGCCGGCTTTCGCAAGGCCGGTCTTCCGGAGTGA
- a CDS encoding dihydrodipicolinate synthase family protein: MTLRFGLSAALATPFDASGQIAISPMVAQARSCLAEGCGSVTLFGTTGEGASVGAVERRSVTDSMLAAGILPHQLVAGVLVDAAEDAAEQARHALQRGARNILLAPPSYFKNVGDDGLFGWFSAVFAALGPLARDVLLYNIPSVTMVQLSLSLIGRLRTAFPDVVAGVKDSGGNWSYSEALLGAHGDLVILIGDERHLARAVRIGAQGAISGMANFATGEIRAMAEDGRDDARVESFVLELLKFPVIPAVKVMVARKTGDERWLAVRPPLEPIASQGQQQLVAAYDRLFATEPA, encoded by the coding sequence GTGACATTACGCTTTGGCCTTTCGGCCGCCCTCGCCACGCCTTTCGATGCCTCCGGGCAGATCGCCATTTCCCCCATGGTCGCCCAGGCCAGGAGTTGCCTGGCCGAGGGCTGCGGCAGCGTGACGCTTTTCGGGACCACCGGGGAAGGCGCGTCGGTGGGTGCGGTGGAACGGCGGTCGGTGACTGACTCTATGCTGGCTGCCGGCATTCTGCCGCATCAACTCGTTGCCGGCGTGCTGGTCGACGCTGCCGAAGACGCCGCCGAACAGGCACGACATGCCTTGCAACGCGGCGCCCGCAACATTCTCCTCGCTCCTCCGAGCTACTTCAAGAATGTCGGCGATGACGGTCTTTTCGGCTGGTTTTCGGCCGTGTTTGCCGCGCTTGGCCCCCTCGCCCGTGACGTGCTCCTCTACAACATCCCCTCGGTCACCATGGTGCAGCTGTCGCTCAGCCTCATTGGCCGCCTGCGCACCGCTTTTCCTGACGTGGTCGCCGGGGTCAAGGATTCCGGCGGGAACTGGAGCTACAGTGAGGCGCTGCTTGGCGCCCATGGCGATCTGGTGATCCTGATCGGCGACGAACGGCATCTGGCGCGCGCGGTGCGAATTGGTGCGCAAGGCGCAATCTCCGGCATGGCCAATTTCGCCACCGGCGAAATCCGCGCCATGGCCGAAGACGGCCGCGATGATGCCCGCGTCGAGAGTTTCGTGCTCGAATTGCTCAAATTTCCGGTCATACCGGCGGTGAAGGTCATGGTGGCACGCAAGACCGGCGACGAGCGCTGGCTGGCGGTTCGTCCGCCCCTGGAGCCGATCGCTTCCCAGGGACAACAGCAGCTTGTGGCTGCCTATGACAGGCTGTTCGCGACGGAGCCGGCCTGA
- a CDS encoding GntR family transcriptional regulator, which translates to MDDSSEPATLREKAYASFTRHLLARDLRPGQFVSQRELVAFTGLTLGAIREIVPRLEAEGLLTTIPQRGMQIAHIDISLIREAFQFRLFMEREAVALFTTTASDAELARLRREHEDMLARALAQTPTTEVEAEAQNIDWAMHDSFIDALGNEIIAKAYLVNSVKIRLIHQERFRIDGRVVPVMREHLTVIEALESRDPQKAVEAISLHIDNARRLALQI; encoded by the coding sequence ATGGACGATAGCAGCGAACCGGCGACCCTAAGGGAAAAAGCTTATGCCAGCTTCACGCGGCATTTGCTGGCCCGCGACCTGCGGCCGGGCCAGTTCGTGTCGCAACGCGAACTGGTCGCCTTTACCGGGCTGACGCTCGGCGCCATCCGCGAAATCGTGCCGCGTCTCGAGGCCGAAGGACTTTTGACGACGATTCCGCAGCGTGGCATGCAGATCGCTCATATCGACATCAGCCTGATCCGCGAGGCCTTCCAGTTCCGTTTGTTCATGGAGCGCGAAGCAGTGGCCTTGTTCACCACCACCGCATCCGATGCCGAACTCGCCCGCCTGCGACGCGAACATGAAGACATGCTGGCCCGGGCGCTGGCGCAGACCCCGACGACGGAAGTGGAAGCCGAGGCCCAGAATATCGACTGGGCCATGCACGACAGCTTCATAGACGCGCTTGGCAACGAGATCATCGCCAAGGCCTATCTGGTCAATTCGGTAAAGATACGCCTGATCCACCAGGAGCGTTTCCGCATCGACGGGCGCGTCGTGCCGGTCATGCGCGAGCACCTGACAGTGATCGAAGCGCTCGAGAGCCGCGATCCGCAGAAGGCGGTCGAGGCGATCAGCCTGCATATCGACAATGCGCGCCGGCTGGCGCTCCAGATCTAA
- a CDS encoding DUF1127 domain-containing protein, translating into MTNTLASAPHRAARPETVGPASRRHLATLRSIIATWREGTWRERIRFRWQLRQMSKDNPHLIDDIGLTRRQVEAEIIKRFWQA; encoded by the coding sequence ATGACCAATACTCTTGCGTCGGCCCCGCATCGGGCAGCGCGGCCGGAAACCGTAGGGCCGGCGTCGCGTCGGCACCTGGCCACCCTGCGAAGCATTATCGCGACCTGGCGCGAGGGAACCTGGCGCGAGCGGATACGCTTTCGCTGGCAACTCAGGCAAATGTCGAAGGACAATCCCCATTTGATCGACGATATCGGTCTGACCAGACGGCAGGTCGAGGCAGAGATCATCAAGCGCTTCTGGCAAGCATAA
- a CDS encoding carbohydrate ABC transporter permease, with translation MSSRLLNQIGLFFAALVFVSPAILFFLWMISLSLKFEIDNGAYPPILIPEHLAWSNYAKVFEENNFLLYFWNSVLVTGTATLLALLIGVPAGYGIARLKAERSAVVIMIARMTPGLSYLIPLFLLFQWVGILGTLWPQIIIHLVVTVPIVVWVMIGYFETTPMELEEAANIDGASSWQVFRLVAVPIAKPGIVVAFILSVIFSWNNFVFGIVLASRETRTLPVAVYNMLSYEQVSWGPLAAAALVVTLPVLVLTMFAQRQIVAGLTAGAVKGG, from the coding sequence ATGAGTTCACGGCTGCTCAACCAGATCGGGCTGTTCTTCGCGGCTCTGGTCTTCGTCTCGCCGGCGATCCTGTTCTTCCTCTGGATGATCTCGCTGTCGCTGAAATTCGAGATCGACAATGGCGCCTATCCGCCGATCCTGATCCCCGAACATCTCGCCTGGTCGAACTATGCAAAGGTGTTCGAGGAGAACAATTTCCTGCTCTATTTCTGGAATTCCGTTCTGGTGACGGGCACCGCAACGCTGCTGGCGCTGCTGATCGGCGTGCCGGCCGGCTATGGCATCGCACGGCTCAAGGCCGAACGGTCGGCGGTGGTCATCATGATCGCCCGCATGACGCCGGGGCTTTCCTACCTCATCCCGCTGTTCCTGCTGTTCCAATGGGTCGGCATTCTCGGCACGCTGTGGCCGCAGATCATCATCCATCTGGTGGTGACGGTGCCGATCGTGGTCTGGGTGATGATCGGCTACTTCGAGACCACGCCGATGGAACTGGAAGAGGCGGCCAATATTGACGGCGCCAGCTCCTGGCAGGTGTTCCGGCTGGTCGCCGTGCCCATCGCCAAGCCGGGCATCGTCGTCGCCTTCATCCTGTCCGTCATCTTCTCATGGAACAATTTCGTCTTCGGCATAGTGCTCGCCAGCCGCGAGACGCGGACGCTGCCGGTCGCCGTCTACAACATGCTTTCCTACGAGCAGGTGAGCTGGGGGCCGCTCGCTGCAGCAGCACTTGTGGTGACACTGCCGGTGCTGGTGCTGACCATGTTCGCGCAAAGGCAGATTGTCGCCGGGCTGACCGCCGGCGCCGTCAAGGGCGGCTGA
- the dprA gene encoding DNA-processing protein DprA: MSKPAAGSRLSDRQRLSWLRLIRTQNVGPASFRDLINRFGSAEAALEILPELLISGGAKRIVRVPSIAEAEAELEAAGRAGARFVGIGEVDYPALLKNMDHPPPLLAVKGEGAVFRLPAIAIVGARNASLAGIKMARMLAADLGRDGYGIVSGLARGIDTAAHRGSLSTGTIGVLAGGLDLPYPPENIGLCNEIAEHGGAIVSEMPFGWQPRAQDFPRRNRLVAGMALGLVVVEAAQRSGSLISARLAGEMGRLVFAVPGSPLDPRCAGTNGLLKDGATLVTEGSDVSGAIAPLAGARVPRTAPLEEPPDFSATPPPGEDERAGVLDVLGPTPVAVDEIIRHTGLHPAQVSMVLLELDLAGRLERHAGGNVSLVFGGS; the protein is encoded by the coding sequence GTGAGCAAGCCTGCCGCTGGGTCACGCCTCAGCGACCGGCAGCGGCTGAGCTGGCTTCGCCTGATCCGCACCCAGAATGTCGGCCCGGCCTCCTTTCGCGACCTGATCAACCGCTTCGGTTCGGCCGAGGCGGCGCTGGAGATCCTGCCCGAGCTACTGATTTCAGGCGGCGCCAAACGGATCGTCCGCGTTCCCTCCATTGCTGAGGCCGAGGCAGAACTGGAAGCCGCCGGGCGAGCTGGCGCCCGCTTCGTCGGCATCGGCGAGGTCGACTATCCTGCGCTGTTGAAAAACATGGACCATCCGCCGCCGCTGCTGGCGGTCAAGGGCGAAGGCGCGGTGTTCCGTCTGCCGGCGATTGCCATTGTCGGCGCCCGCAATGCCTCGCTGGCCGGCATCAAGATGGCGCGGATGCTTGCGGCGGATCTCGGCCGCGATGGCTACGGCATCGTCTCCGGCTTGGCGCGCGGCATCGACACGGCAGCGCATCGGGGCAGCCTGTCGACCGGAACGATCGGCGTGCTGGCCGGCGGTCTTGATCTCCCCTACCCGCCCGAAAATATTGGACTGTGCAACGAGATCGCAGAGCATGGCGGCGCCATCGTCTCGGAAATGCCGTTCGGCTGGCAGCCGCGAGCGCAGGATTTTCCACGCCGCAACCGCCTTGTTGCCGGCATGGCGCTTGGGCTGGTGGTGGTCGAAGCGGCGCAGCGCTCGGGCTCGCTGATCAGCGCCAGGCTTGCCGGCGAGATGGGTCGGCTGGTCTTTGCCGTCCCCGGCTCGCCGCTCGATCCACGCTGCGCCGGCACCAATGGCCTGCTCAAGGACGGCGCCACCCTTGTCACCGAGGGATCAGATGTTTCCGGCGCCATCGCACCGCTGGCCGGCGCGCGGGTGCCAAGGACAGCGCCGCTGGAAGAGCCGCCGGACTTTTCAGCAACCCCACCTCCCGGCGAGGACGAGCGCGCCGGTGTCCTCGATGTGCTCGGTCCGACGCCCGTGGCGGTGGACGAGATCATCAGGCATACCGGCCTGCATCCCGCCCAGGTTTCCATGGTGCTGCTGGAACTCGACCTTGCCGGCCGGCTGGAACGTCACGCCGGGGGGAATGTCTCGCTGGTTTTCGGAGGTTCTTGA